Genomic DNA from Phaeobacter porticola:
TGTCGGGCTATGGCGAGGTGGTGAAATACGGGCTGTTGGGTGATGCGGAGTTTTTCGCATGGCTTGAAGAAAACGGACCCGCATTGGCAGCGGGCAATATGGCGGCGCGGGTCGAGGCGGTGACGCGTTCGGTTCAGATGAAGGCCGATATCGTCGTGCGAGATGAGACCGAGCAGGGCGACCGCGCGCTCTTGAACCTTGGTCATACCTTCTGTCACGCGCTGGAGTCGGCAACCGGCTATAGCGACCGGCTGCTGCACGGTGAAGGGGTGGCAATTGGCTGTGCGCTGGCGTTTGAACTGTCGGCGCGGCTGGGTCTGTGCAGCCAGGAAGACCCCAGTCGGGTGCGCGCGCATCTAAAGGCGATGGGCATGAAAACCGACCTGTCCGACATTCCCGGCGATCTGCCCGATGCGGCGGCGCTGCTGGCGCTGATGGGGCAGGACAAAAAAGTGGTCGACGGTCAGCTGCGGTTTATTCTGGCGCGCGGCATTGGTCAGGCTTTTGTGACTGCTGACGTACCGCAGGATGCTGTCCTGACTGTGCTGAGCGATGCGCTGACGCAAAAGCCCTGATGTGATGCCAGGCTGACCGGCCGCGCAAGGCACACGGTACGCATGATGCGCTGACCACAGCCCCCGCCAAGAGGTGGGGGCTGTTTCGCATT
This window encodes:
- the aroB gene encoding 3-dehydroquinate synthase; the protein is MERVVHVALGERAYDVVIGPDLLADVGARLRPMLRRPQVAVLTDETVAAHHLAALRAGLARADIEMQALALPPGESTKAWPQFSRAVEWLLEQKVERSDIVIAFGGGVIGDLAGFAAAVLRRGVRFVQIPTSLLAQVDSSVGGKTGINAPQGKNLIGAFHQPALVLADTSVLGTLQPRDFLSGYGEVVKYGLLGDAEFFAWLEENGPALAAGNMAARVEAVTRSVQMKADIVVRDETEQGDRALLNLGHTFCHALESATGYSDRLLHGEGVAIGCALAFELSARLGLCSQEDPSRVRAHLKAMGMKTDLSDIPGDLPDAAALLALMGQDKKVVDGQLRFILARGIGQAFVTADVPQDAVLTVLSDALTQKP